A section of the Haliaeetus albicilla chromosome 6, bHalAlb1.1, whole genome shotgun sequence genome encodes:
- the LOC104321779 gene encoding galactosylgalactosylxylosylprotein 3-beta-glucuronosyltransferase 1, producing MLRRRNLLTTLLIALPWALLLTLWHQYPTTHYLSLLRKETDENVTSKALLNGTSALREEGFPSCIRQQQSTGATPKIIQNYVYSRPPPWSDTLPTIFVITPTYTRPVQKAELTRLANTFLHVQNLHWVVVEDSPRRTNLVSNLLEKAGLNFTHLNVETPKSLKLGLSWIPSHTPRGTLQRNLGLHWLRDSFSNTPPPEGVVYFADDDNTYSLELFEEMRYTRRVSVWPVAFVGGLRYESPKVSPAGKVVGWKTVFDPNRPFAIDMAGFAISIKLILEKPQASFKLEGVKGGYQETSLLKDLVTMDGLEPKAANCTKVLVWHTRTERPTLVNEGKRGFTDPRVEV from the exons ATGCTGAGGAGACGTAACCTACTGACCACGCTCCTGATTGCCTTGCCATGGGCTCTTCTCCTAACCTTGTGGCACCAGTACCCAACCACCCACTACCTCAGCCTGCTGAGAA AAGAGACAGATGAGAACGTGACTTCCAAAGCTCTCCTCAATGGTACATCTGCACTGAGAGAAGAAGGCTTCCCATCATGCATTCggcagcagcaaagcacagGGGCAACGCCTAAAATCATCCAGAATTACGTGTACTCCAGGCCTCCCCCATGGTCAGACACCCTGCCGACCATCTTTGTTATCACCCCTACCTACACCCGGCCAGTGCAAAAAGCTGAGCTGACCCGTCTGGCCAACACCTTCCTACACGTCCAGAACCTGCactgggtggtggtggaggaCTCGCCCCGGAGGACCAACCTGGTATCCAACCTGCTGGAGAAGGCAGGGCTCAACTTCACCCACCTCAATGTGGAGACGCCCAAAAGTCTGAAGCTGGGGCTGTCCTGGATCCCATCCCACACCCCGAGGGGGACACTACAGAGGAACCTGGGGCTGCACTGGCTGAGGGACAGCTTCAGCAACACCCCACCACCAGAAGGGGTAGTGTATTTTGCCGACGATGATAACACCTACAGCCTGGAGCTCTTCGAAGAG ATGCGCTACACGAGGAGGGTGTCAGTCTGGCCAGTGGCTTTCGTTGGGGGGCTACGATATGAATCCCCAAAAGTGAGCCCAGCAGGGAAGGTGGTGGGCTGGAAAACTGTCTTTGACCCTAACCGTCCCTTTGCTATTGACATGGCTGGATTTGCTATAAGCATCAAGCTGATTTTGGAGAAGCCTCAGGCCAGTTTCAAGCTGGAGGGAGTTAAAGGAGGCTACCAGGAAACCAGTCTGCTGAAGGATCTGGTGACTATGGATGGGCTGGAGCCCAAAGCAGCCAACTGCACAAAG GTGTTGGTCTGGCACACAAGAACTGAGAGGCCCACTCTGGTTAACGAAGGCAAGCGTGGATTTACAGACCCCAGAGTAGAGGTGTAA